From the Sphingobium yanoikuyae genome, the window AGAGGGGATTGGAGCGCAGGGCGGGCAAAGCGCGCAAAGCCTGTAAAAAGAAAGACCGCCCGGCGCCTGCGCACCGGACGGTCCTTCTGTCATCGATCCTGTGGATCAGGCCCCATCGGAGCCTGTCGCGATCAGGCCGGCTGGTCGGCGCGGCTGGCGCCCTGGCCGTCGAGATTGAGGGCAGCGAAGTCCCAGTTGATCGCTTCCTTCAGCAGCTTTTCGGCATAGGCCGGGCGCAGGTTGCGATAGTCGATATAATAGGCATGTTCCCACACATCGAGGATCAGCAGCGGGGCATGGCCTTCATGCGCGACCGGGGTGTCGGCGTCATGATAGCTGGTTACTTCCAGCTTGCCGTCCTTCAGGATCAGCGCGGCCCAGCCGCTGGCGAAGTGGCCGACGGCCTCTGCCTTGAGCTTTTCGATCAGCGCGTCGACCGAACCGAAGGCTTCCTCGATCTTGGCGAGCAATTCGCCGGTCGGGGCGGTCTTCACCGGCGACAGCGAGTTCCAGTAGAAGGTGTGGTTCCAGATCTGGCCGACCTGGTTGAACAGGCCGCCCTTCGACGACTTGATCAGCTCGACCAGCGACTTGCCCTGCAGGCTCTCGTCGGCGGCGACCAGTTCATTGGCTTTCACGACATAGGCATTGTGATGCTTGCCGTGGTGGAAGTCGAAGGTTTCGACCGACAGGATGTCGCCAAAGGCGTCCTTGGCATAGGGAAGATCGGGCAGAACAAAGGCCATGGCGGAACTCCTCGGGTTCGTTATGGGGCGGCCGGGCAATGGCTGGCGCGGCCGGTTGATTCTATGGTCCGGGCGGGGCGTTGACGCCTCCGACGCTTCCCATATGCGCACCCAACGCCCAAGAAAACCAATATGTGCCTATTGCGAAACGATCGCAGAAACAGGCGGTTGGCGGGGCTTTCGGGCGGTGACGGGCGGGGCAGGGGCCGGGCGGCTTGCTTGACAGGCGGGACGGGGCCGAACATGATCCCGGCCATGCCGTTCAAGGTCATCTTTGCGCGCTTCCGCCATCATGGGGGACAGCTTCTCGCGGGCCATCCGCCCCGGACCTGACAGGCGCGCTGCCGGCAGGTTCGGGGCACCCTTCTTGACGCTTTGCGCCCGAGGACCGGGCGCGCACCCCTATCAGGAAGTTTTCCCATGACCCTGCAACAGAAGTGGGCGGCCGTGCCGCCGATCCATATCGTCGAATCCGAAGCCGACATGATTTCCGACCTGGCCTGGGCGGTGCGCGACCGCCTCCCCGACGTCAGTCAGTTGTTGCTGGAGGAGGTCGGCCGGGCGCAGTTATGCAGCCGGGCGGCGCTGCCGGCCGATGTCGCGGCGATGGGATCGACCATCCTCTATCGCGATGGCGCGCGCGGGACGCCGCGTCGGGTGGAGCTGGTCTATCCCAGCCATGCCGATGTGGCGCTGGGCCGGATATCGATCCTGACGCCGGTCGGCGCCGCGCTGATCGGGATGCGGGCGGGCAATGCCATATTGTGGCCGGACCGCGACGGCCATCTGCGCGACATCATGGTGGACGAGGTGGTTCAGGCGCAGGCCTGAACCACGCAGGTCAGCGCTTCGTCAGCCCTGCGGCGGGGTGGTTTCGCCCACCTCGTCGCTGTCGAGGCCATCGTCCAGGGTCAGGCCGTGGCGCAGCAGCATCGGGATGTTGGCGCCGGCGAACACGACCGAGACGATGGTGACGCCCCAGACCTTGACCGCGAGCCAGGTGTCGAAGCTCATCGACCGGCGCATGAGTTCGTTGGCGACCGCCATGGCGACGAAGAAGAGGGCCCAGTTGCGCGACAGCTTGCGCCAGCCTTCCTCGGTCAGCCCGTCATAGGCGGCCTGGAGCAGATATTTGAGCAGCGGCTTGCCGCGTAGCAGCCCGGCGAACAGCATCAGCGCGAAGAAGGCGTAGATGATGGTCGGCTTCAGCTGGATGAAGCGCTGGTCGTGGAAATAGATGGTGAGGCCGCCGAAGAAGAGGATCAGCAGCGCCGAGAGCCACAGCATCGGCGAGACCCGGCCGAGCTTCACCTTGGAGATGATGACGGCGATGACGATCGCGGCCATGAAGGCGGCGGTGCCGAAGCTCATGGCGGTGATCGGGTTGCCCGCACCCCAGAACCAGCCCGCGCCCTTGTAGCTCAGGAAAAAGACCAGCAGCGGCCCGAAATCGAGCGCGAGGCTGAGGCTGCCGCCATGGGCGGGCTTCTTGGCGTCAGCGGGCATAGGCCGTCCCCGCGATCGCGCGTGCCATGTCGCCGGCATCGAAGGGGCGCAGATCCTCGATCTTTTCGCCAACGCCGATGGCGTGGATCGGCAGGCGATATTTCTCCGCCGCCGCGACCAGCACGCCGCCGCGCGCGGTGCCGTCGAGCTTGGTCATGACCAGGCCGGTGACCTGCGCGGTTTCCTTGAAGACTTCGATCTGGTTCAACGCATTCTGTCCTGTGGTGGCATCGAGGACCAGGACAACGTCGTGCGGGGCGGCCGGGTTCAATCGGCCGAGCACGCGGCGCACCTTGGCCAGTTCGTCCATCAGTTCGGTCTTGTTCTGCAGGCGGCCGGCGGTGTCGACGATCAGCACGTCGATGCCGGTGGCCGTCGCCTGCTTGACCGCGTCGAACACGATGCCTGCCGCGTCGCCGCCTTCCTTGCCGGCGACGATGGGCACGCCCAGACGTTCTGCCCAGACCTTCAATTGGCCGATGGCGGCCGCGCGGAAGGTGTCGCCCGCCGCCAGCATCACGCCATAATCCTGTTCCAGGAAATTATTGGCGAGCTTGGCGATGGTGGTCGTCTTGCCCGATCCGTTGACGCCGATGACCAGGATCACCTGCGGGCGCGGAAAGGCTTCGATCTCGAGCGGGCGGGCGACCGGGGCCAGCACCTTCTCAATCTCCTCCGCGATGATCTCGCGCAGATATTCCTCGGTCAGTTCCTTGTTGTAGCGCCCCTCGGCCAGGCGATCGCGAACCCGGCCGGCCATGGCCGGGCCGAGATCGGACATGATCAGGGCTTCCTCGATCTCGTCGAGGGTCTGGTCGTCGAGCGCGGCCTTGGTGAAAAGGCCGGTCAGATTCTCGCCGAGCTTGTCGGATGTGCGCTTGAGGCCGCCGAAGAGGCGGTCGCGCCAGCTGGTGCCGGTGTCAGTCATTATTGCGCCTCTTGCGCGATCAGCGCGCCATTCTCAAGACCGCTGATGCGGGCCGCGACGATCGTGGAGGGGGGCTGGGGTGTAATGAACCGCACCGGCGCGAAATTTTCCGCATGGCCCGACAGGCCGTTGCGTTCGACCAGCACCGACTGGCGGGTGCCGACCAGGCGGGCGAGCCAGGCATCGCGCTGGGCCGTGCAGGCATCGCGCAGCAGGGCGGCGCGCGCCTTGATGGTGGCGCGATCCAGCTGGGGCATGCGCGCGGCCGGCGTGCCGGTGCGCGGCGAATAGGGGAAGATATGGCCGTGGACGATGTCGCAATCGGCGACCAGCGCCAGGCTGTTGGCGAACATGGCGTCATCCTCGGTCGGGAAGCCGGCGATGATGTCGGCGCCGATGCTGATGTCCGGGCGGGCGGCCTTCACCCGCTCGACGATGCGCACCGCGTCGGCGCGGGCATGGCGGCGCTTCATGCGCTTCAAGATCATGTCGTCGCCGGCCTGCAGCGAGAGATGCAGATGCGGCATCATGCGCGGCTCATGGGCGATGAGGTCGAACAGCCGCTCGTCAATCTCGACACTGTCGATCGAGGAGAGGCGCAGTCGGGGCAGGTCCGGGACATGGCGCAGCAGCCGTTCGACAAGCTGGCCGAGCGAGGGGCTGCCCGGCAGGTCGGGGCCATAGCTGGTGACGTCGACGCCGGTCAGCACGATCTCGCTATAGCCCGCATCGACCAGTTGCTTCGCCTTGTCGATCACCGCGCCGGCGGGGACGGAGCGGCTGTTCCCCCGGCCATAGGGGATGATGCAGAAGGTGCAGCGGTGATCGCAGCCATTCTGCACCTCCAGAAAGGCGCGGGCATGTTCGGCAAAGGCGCTGGCCATGTGCGGCGCGGTGTCGCGCACGGCCATGATGTCGGAAACGTTGACCTTCGCTTCTTCTTCCGTCACCCCAGCGAAAGCTGGGGTCTCTTGCGACAGGGCGCTCCATCCGGCCTGAGATCCCAGCGTTGGCTGACGCCGCCCTTCGGGTCGCTGGGATGACGGGGTATAGGCGGCGGCCTCCAGCTTCTCCCGGTTGCCGATCACGCCGTCCACTTCCGCCATGGCGGCGAAGGTCTGGGGCTCGGTCTGGGCAGCGCAGCCGGTGACGAGGATGCGGGCGTCGGGGCGGTCTCGCCTGGCGCGGCGGATCGCCTGCCGGGTCTGGCGTACGGCCTCGGCCGTCACGGCGCAGCTGTTGACGACGATCAGGTCGTCCTGTGCGCCGGCCATCTCACGAATAGCTTCGCTTTCCGCGATGTTGAGCCGGCAGCCCAGGGTGATGATGTCGGGACCGGGCACGGTCAGAAGCGGTCCCAGTCCGCCTCGCCGTCGAACACATGGGTGGCGGGGCCGGTCATGCGGATCGTGCCGCCCGGTGCCCAGTCGATCTCCAGATCGCCGCCCGGCAGGCTGACCGTCACCGGGCCGGCCATCAGCTTGCGCCGGATCGCCGCGACGGCGGTGGCGCAGGCGCCGGTGCCGCAGGCGCGGGTGAGGCCCGCGCCGCGTTCCCAGACGATCAGGCGCAGATGCTGCGGGCCGACGACCTGCGCGAAATTGACGTTCACGCGGGCGGGGAAGAGCGGGTCATGCTCGATCAGCGGGCCGAGCCGTTCGAAATCCACCGCGTCCAGATCCTCGACGAAGAAGATCACATGCGGGTTGCCGACATTGACGGCGGCCGGGGCGGGCAGGTCTTCCCAGCTGGCCGACATCGTCAGCGTGTCCATCGGATAGCCAAGCGGGATCGCGTCCCAGTCGAAGCGGGGCGCCCCCATGTCGACGCTGGCGCCGCCGTCCACGCCTTTGGCGTCGAGCAGCCCGGCCCTGGTGCGGATCAGCACGTCCTTGCCGACGAACAGCGGTACGCAGCGGGTGGCATTGCCGCAGGCTTCCACTTCCGAGCCGTCGGAATTGAAGATCAGCATCGATACGTCGGCCTGATCGCCGGCCTCCGCATCGCCGATGACGATCAACTGGTCGCAGCCGATGCCGGCATGGCGATCGGCAATGGCGCGGGCGCGCGCCTCCGTCATCGCGACCGGCGCCTGGCGCGCGTCGATCACGACGAAATCATTGCCCAGACCATGCATCTTGGAAAAGCGGCTCATCATGGCGCCGCATTTAGTGCGGGACGGGGCAAAAGACCAGCGGTCAGGCGTTCTGGCCGCCGATGATCGCGGCATAATCCTGTGGATCGACATTGGCGCCGGAGATGACGAGGGCGGTGGCGCCGTCAGTGGGCGGGGCGAGGCCGGCGAGCAGGGCGGCGAGCGCCACTGCGCCGCCCGGTTCGACCACCAGCTTGAGCATGGTGAAGGCGAAGCGCATCGCGTCGCGCACCTGATCGTCGCTGACGACCAGGCCGCCGGCCAGCAGGGCATGGTTGATCGGGAAGGTCAGCGCGCCGGGGCTGGGCGCCAGCAGCGCGTCACAGATGCTGCGCGCGTCGGGCGAGACGCTTTCGCGCACGCCGCTGGCAAGCGAGCGGGCGGTGTCGTCGAAGCCGGCGGGCTCGACCGCATAGACGGCGATGTCCGGGCGGGCGGCCTTGACCGCCGTCGCCGTGCCCGCGACCAGCCCGCCGCCACCGCAGCAGACGAGTATCTGTGCGAGGTCAGCGCCGACGGCCTGGGCCTGCTCCAATATTTCGAGGCCGATCGTGCCCTGGCCGGCGATGATGAAGGGATCGTCGAAGGAGGGGACGAGGGTGGCGCCGCGTTCGGTTGCAAGGGCGGTGGCGATTTCCTCACGGCTCTGGGTGAAGCGGTCATAGGGGACGACCTCTGCGCCGAGCGCGCGGGTGTTGGCCGTCTTGATCGCCGGGGCATCGGCCGGCATCACGATCGTGGCGGGAATGCCGAGCAGGCGGGCGGCGAAGGCGACGCCCTGGGCATGGTTGCCCGAGGACCAGGCGACGACGCCCGCCGCCCGTTCCGCAGCGTTCAGCCGGGCGAGGCGGTTATAGGCGCCACGGAACTTGAACGATCCGCTATGCTGGGCGCCCTCAAACTTCACCAGCACCCGCCGGCCGCAATGATCGTTGAGCGCGGCATTCTCGATCAGCGGGGTGCGGACCGCCGCCGGCGCGATCAGCCGCGCGGCATCGGCGACGTCGGCGGCAGTGATGGCCATCAAGGATAGATCTGGCGAATCGGTCATGTCGGCTCCTTGGGTCAGAGGCCCCTGCATAGCCGCCCGCCGGCGCCGCGCAACGATCCGCCGGGGCGATCCTGGCCCGCTTGGCAGGGCTTGTGCTTTGGCTTATGGGGGCCGCGCGCCGGGGCGGTCAAAAGCCCCGGACGCGCATGATCGCGCCGGTGCCCGCAAGGGCTGAAAACGGGAATGCGGTGCGGGGGGCGCAGCCCTTCCAAATCCGCGGCTGTCCCTGCAACTGTAAGCGGTGAGCGCGATGCGCAGGGTTTCCAGGCTCTTCAAAAGGGGAGGGCCGGAACCGGCCACTGGACCGACAGGTCCGGGAAGGCTGGCGCATCGCTGCCCTGACCCGCGAGCCAGGAGACCTGCCGGCGTCTGGTCGCTCTTGCCCTGGCCCAGGGGATGGCCATGGCGCGGTGTTTCCGTCGAGCGACGCCCATGGCGGCCGGGGCCGCATCGGTGCG encodes:
- a CDS encoding superoxide dismutase; this translates as MAFVLPDLPYAKDAFGDILSVETFDFHHGKHHNAYVVKANELVAADESLQGKSLVELIKSSKGGLFNQVGQIWNHTFYWNSLSPVKTAPTGELLAKIEEAFGSVDALIEKLKAEAVGHFASGWAALILKDGKLEVTSYHDADTPVAHEGHAPLLILDVWEHAYYIDYRNLRPAYAEKLLKEAINWDFAALNLDGQGASRADQPA
- the rnk gene encoding nucleoside diphosphate kinase regulator; translation: MTLQQKWAAVPPIHIVESEADMISDLAWAVRDRLPDVSQLLLEEVGRAQLCSRAALPADVAAMGSTILYRDGARGTPRRVELVYPSHADVALGRISILTPVGAALIGMRAGNAILWPDRDGHLRDIMVDEVVQAQA
- the ispZ gene encoding septation protein IspZ — protein: MPADAKKPAHGGSLSLALDFGPLLVFFLSYKGAGWFWGAGNPITAMSFGTAAFMAAIVIAVIISKVKLGRVSPMLWLSALLILFFGGLTIYFHDQRFIQLKPTIIYAFFALMLFAGLLRGKPLLKYLLQAAYDGLTEEGWRKLSRNWALFFVAMAVANELMRRSMSFDTWLAVKVWGVTIVSVVFAGANIPMLLRHGLTLDDGLDSDEVGETTPPQG
- the ftsY gene encoding signal recognition particle-docking protein FtsY; this translates as MTDTGTSWRDRLFGGLKRTSDKLGENLTGLFTKAALDDQTLDEIEEALIMSDLGPAMAGRVRDRLAEGRYNKELTEEYLREIIAEEIEKVLAPVARPLEIEAFPRPQVILVIGVNGSGKTTTIAKLANNFLEQDYGVMLAAGDTFRAAAIGQLKVWAERLGVPIVAGKEGGDAAGIVFDAVKQATATGIDVLIVDTAGRLQNKTELMDELAKVRRVLGRLNPAAPHDVVLVLDATTGQNALNQIEVFKETAQVTGLVMTKLDGTARGGVLVAAAEKYRLPIHAIGVGEKIEDLRPFDAGDMARAIAGTAYAR
- the mtaB gene encoding tRNA (N(6)-L-threonylcarbamoyladenosine(37)-C(2))-methylthiotransferase MtaB, which codes for MPGPDIITLGCRLNIAESEAIREMAGAQDDLIVVNSCAVTAEAVRQTRQAIRRARRDRPDARILVTGCAAQTEPQTFAAMAEVDGVIGNREKLEAAAYTPSSQRPEGRRQPTLGSQAGWSALSQETPAFAGVTEEEAKVNVSDIMAVRDTAPHMASAFAEHARAFLEVQNGCDHRCTFCIIPYGRGNSRSVPAGAVIDKAKQLVDAGYSEIVLTGVDVTSYGPDLPGSPSLGQLVERLLRHVPDLPRLRLSSIDSVEIDERLFDLIAHEPRMMPHLHLSLQAGDDMILKRMKRRHARADAVRIVERVKAARPDISIGADIIAGFPTEDDAMFANSLALVADCDIVHGHIFPYSPRTGTPAARMPQLDRATIKARAALLRDACTAQRDAWLARLVGTRQSVLVERNGLSGHAENFAPVRFITPQPPSTIVAARISGLENGALIAQEAQ
- the dapF gene encoding diaminopimelate epimerase, translated to MMSRFSKMHGLGNDFVVIDARQAPVAMTEARARAIADRHAGIGCDQLIVIGDAEAGDQADVSMLIFNSDGSEVEACGNATRCVPLFVGKDVLIRTRAGLLDAKGVDGGASVDMGAPRFDWDAIPLGYPMDTLTMSASWEDLPAPAAVNVGNPHVIFFVEDLDAVDFERLGPLIEHDPLFPARVNVNFAQVVGPQHLRLIVWERGAGLTRACGTGACATAVAAIRRKLMAGPVTVSLPGGDLEIDWAPGGTIRMTGPATHVFDGEADWDRF
- a CDS encoding threonine ammonia-lyase encodes the protein MTDSPDLSLMAITAADVADAARLIAPAAVRTPLIENAALNDHCGRRVLVKFEGAQHSGSFKFRGAYNRLARLNAAERAAGVVAWSSGNHAQGVAFAARLLGIPATIVMPADAPAIKTANTRALGAEVVPYDRFTQSREEIATALATERGATLVPSFDDPFIIAGQGTIGLEILEQAQAVGADLAQILVCCGGGGLVAGTATAVKAARPDIAVYAVEPAGFDDTARSLASGVRESVSPDARSICDALLAPSPGALTFPINHALLAGGLVVSDDQVRDAMRFAFTMLKLVVEPGGAVALAALLAGLAPPTDGATALVISGANVDPQDYAAIIGGQNA